A window of the Butyricimonas faecalis genome harbors these coding sequences:
- a CDS encoding arginase family protein, translating to MKKETKTIRLIYPQWQGANIVNLITEVENPNDASRGYLLGAQLLNFLAPDNGQETLTVPVATEITDRKVTDGVLDRDIIARQTRAALDMLQVSNPDKIVTLGGECSVSVAPFTYLAQKYKNDVALVWIDAHPDITLPGDIYPGFHAMAVTACMGHGDSKILAELPAQFTPSNILFVGLRNWEREEIKERQKQYGIKHLTPKDVARNSDAIKTWLKSCGTSKVVIHFDMDVLDPAEIIAAVGTDPDGMKMEEVIRVIKDIAAEKELVGLTIAEPMPRTAIRIKNMLHQLPLLK from the coding sequence ATGAAAAAGGAAACAAAAACAATTCGTTTGATCTATCCTCAATGGCAAGGTGCCAATATCGTAAATTTGATTACAGAGGTTGAAAATCCCAATGATGCCTCAAGGGGATATTTATTGGGGGCACAACTCTTAAATTTTCTAGCCCCGGACAATGGCCAAGAAACACTAACCGTTCCAGTTGCGACTGAAATTACGGATCGCAAGGTGACAGACGGAGTCCTCGACCGGGATATTATAGCCCGTCAAACAAGAGCTGCATTAGACATGCTACAAGTCAGTAATCCTGATAAAATCGTAACACTTGGCGGAGAATGTTCGGTCAGTGTCGCTCCCTTTACTTACTTGGCTCAAAAATACAAGAACGATGTTGCCCTGGTTTGGATTGATGCACATCCCGATATCACGCTCCCCGGAGACATCTATCCCGGATTTCACGCTATGGCCGTAACAGCCTGCATGGGGCATGGCGACTCCAAAATCCTAGCGGAATTACCTGCCCAATTTACCCCATCAAACATATTATTCGTGGGATTACGCAACTGGGAACGTGAAGAAATCAAAGAACGACAAAAGCAATACGGGATAAAACATCTCACTCCAAAAGATGTTGCACGAAACAGCGATGCTATTAAAACTTGGTTGAAATCATGCGGAACGTCGAAAGTCGTTATCCATTTTGATATGGACGTACTTGATCCTGCCGAAATCATCGCTGCAGTTGGAACTGACCCCGATGGGATGAAAATGGAAGAAGTCATTCGGGTAATAAAGGACATTGCCGCAGAAAAAGAATTAGTAGGCTTGACAATTGCAGAACCCATGCCTCGCACGGCAATCAGGATCAAAAATATGCTACATCAATTACCCCTGCTGAAATAA
- a CDS encoding IMPACT family protein has translation MEEDKYRTVNTIAEGLYKEKGSRFISFIYPVKSEEEIKDIVAGLKTKYYDARHHCYAYCLGANRERFRANDDGEPSSTAGKPILGQIVSNDLSNVLIVVIRYFGGIKLGVSGLIQAYKEAAADAINHAEIVERTVDEVIRVHFAYVVMNDVMKVLKEEEPDILSRNFEMECEMTLSIRQKDMPRLRERLLKIESLCIEE, from the coding sequence ATGGAGGAGGATAAATATAGAACTGTAAATACGATTGCCGAGGGCCTGTACAAGGAAAAAGGCAGTCGCTTTATTTCTTTTATTTATCCCGTGAAATCCGAAGAAGAGATTAAAGATATTGTTGCTGGGCTTAAAACGAAATATTATGATGCCCGTCACCATTGTTATGCGTATTGTCTGGGTGCAAATCGGGAGCGTTTCCGGGCGAATGATGACGGGGAACCTTCTTCCACGGCGGGAAAACCTATCCTTGGACAGATTGTTTCCAATGATTTATCTAACGTGCTTATCGTGGTAATCCGGTATTTCGGGGGAATCAAATTAGGCGTATCCGGCTTGATACAAGCCTATAAAGAAGCTGCTGCTGATGCGATCAATCATGCAGAGATCGTGGAGCGTACTGTGGATGAGGTTATTCGCGTGCATTTTGCTTATGTCGTGATGAACGACGTGATGAAAGTGTTGAAAGAAGAAGAACCGGACATATTATCCCGAAATTTTGAGATGGAATGTGAAATGACTTTGTCTATCAGGCAGAAAGATATGCCTCGTCTTAGAGAACGTTTGCTGAAGATAGAATCCTTGTGTATCGAAGAATAG
- a CDS encoding fasciclin domain-containing protein, giving the protein MKNISLVLTIAALMACCDKDNYIDSGIHERKHDCTIWEYFQTDHANWDSLIVMIRHASMIKYFDGTNKDEITIFAPTNHSINQYLFQTLDDNGERFYEKVTEIPANECREMLLSYMMHGKKFLQDFDHEVKGTLTGGTIVQALSGIDLRVYRITSTFYDIPDLGAEKLAFQAPDDYIGTVASCNIEMNNGVVHSLDATCMFTKL; this is encoded by the coding sequence ATGAAAAATATATCACTTGTATTGACGATTGCCGCGTTGATGGCGTGCTGCGATAAAGATAATTATATAGATTCTGGCATACACGAGCGAAAGCACGATTGCACGATTTGGGAGTATTTTCAAACCGACCATGCGAATTGGGATTCCCTGATCGTGATGATCCGCCACGCAAGTATGATAAAATACTTTGACGGAACGAACAAAGACGAGATTACTATTTTCGCCCCGACCAATCATTCAATTAATCAATATTTGTTTCAAACACTGGATGACAACGGGGAACGTTTTTACGAGAAGGTGACGGAAATTCCCGCTAACGAGTGCCGTGAAATGCTTCTCTCGTACATGATGCACGGAAAAAAGTTTTTGCAGGATTTCGATCACGAGGTGAAAGGTACTCTAACGGGCGGGACTATAGTGCAAGCCTTGTCGGGTATAGATTTGAGAGTGTACAGGATTACATCCACCTTTTATGACATTCCCGATCTTGGGGCGGAAAAGTTGGCATTCCAAGCCCCTGACGACTATATCGGTACGGTTGCCTCGTGCAACATAGAAATGAACAACGGTGTGGTACACTCACTTGATGCAACTTGTATGTTTACAAAATTATAA